One genomic window of Ziziphus jujuba cultivar Dongzao chromosome 4, ASM3175591v1 includes the following:
- the LOC107415136 gene encoding lysine histidine transporter 1: MGTQAPADHQNNNYVGKNDEEIKRQKQIDDWLPITSSRTAKWWYSAFHNVTAMVGAGVLSLPYAMAELGWGPGVTALVLSWIITLYTLWQMVEMHEIVPGKRFDRYHELGQYAFGEKLGLCIVVPQQLTVQIATNIIYMVTGGTSLQKFHNTVCPSCKNIKLTYFIMIFSSVHFVLSHLPNFNSISGVSLAAAVMSLSYSTIAWGASVDKGVQKDVEYSYKAQSAAGTVFDFFGALGNVVFAYAGHNVVLEIQATIPSTPEKPSKGPMWKGVVVAYIIVALCYFPLALIGYWIFGNKVEDNILISLEKPAWLIAMANMFVVIHVIGGYQIFAMPVFDMIESVVVKKLKFPPSAALRFIIRNVYVALTMFVGITFPFFGGLLSFFGGFALVPTSYYLPCIIWLIVKKPRKYSLSWWTNWICIVVGILLTVLAPIGGLRQIILSAKTYKFYS; the protein is encoded by the exons ATGGGAACTCAAGCTCCTGCTGATCATCAGAACAATAATTACGTAGGCAAAAAT gacgAAGAAATAAAGAGGCAGAAGCAAATTGATGATTGGCTTCCAATTACATCTTCAAGGACAGCAAAATGGTGGTACTCAGCTTTCCACAATGTTACTGCTATGGTTGGAGCTGGTGTCCTCAGTCTCCCTTATGCCATGGCAGAGCTTGGATG GGGGCCTGGCGTTACTGCTCTAGTGCTATCTTGGATAATCACTTTGTACACTCTGTGGCAAATGGTTGAGATGCATGAGATCGTTCCAGGGAAACGTTTTGATAGATACCATGAACTGGGTCAGTATGCATTTGGAGAAAAACTTGGTCTCTGCATTGTGGTCCCTCAACAACTTACTGTTCAAATAGCTACGAACATTATCTATATGGTTACTGGAGGAACGTCACTGCAGAAGTTCCATAACACTGTGTGCCCAAGCTGCAAGAATATCAAACTTACTTACTTCATTATGATTTTTTCCTCTGTTCATTTTGTGCTATCCCATTTGCCCAACTTCAACTCCATCTCTGGTGTCTCCTTGGCTGCTGCAGTAATGTCCTTGAG TTACTCCACCATTGCCTGGGGAGCTTCTGTAGATAAGGGTGTTCAGAAAGATGTGGAATATAGCTACAAAGCCCAGAGTGCTGCAGGAACTGTCTTCGACTTCTTCGGTGCCTTGGGTAATGTGGTTTTTGCCTATGCTGGGCACAATGTGGTCCTTGAGATCCAAGCAACAATTCCATCTACACCAGAGAAGCCATCCAAGGGTCCAATGTGGAAAGGAGTCGTTGTTGCCTATATAATTGTTGCTCTGTGCTACTTCCCTCTTGCTCTGATTGGATATTGGATCTTTGGAAATAAGGTTGAAGACAATATCCTTATCTCATTGGAAAAACCAGCATGGCTTATCGCAATGGCTAATATGTTCGTTGTCATTCATGTTATTGGCGGCTATCAG ATTTTTGCAATGCCAGTGTTTGACATGATTGAATCTGTAGTCGTAAAGAAGTTAAAATTTCCACCCAGCGCAGCGCTGCGTTTCATTATTCGCAATGTATACGTGG CATTAACGATGTTCGTAGGCATTACTTTCCCTTTCTTTGGTGGCcttctttcattttttggaGGATTTGCTCTTGTTCCAACATCATACTAT cTCCCTTGCATCATTTGGCTTATTGTCAAAAAACCAAGGAAGTACAGCTTATCTTGGTGGACAAACTGG ATCTGTATTGTGGTTGGTATACTTTTGACGGTTCTAGCACCTATTGGAGGGTTGAGACAGATCATACTTTCAGCAAAGACCTATAAGTTTTACTCTTAA
- the LOC107415135 gene encoding lysine histidine transporter 1: protein MGTQAPSDHQNNNYVGKNDEEIRRQKQLEEWLPITSSRNAKWWYSAFHNVTAMVGAGVLSLPYAMSELGWGPGVAVLVLSWTVTLYTLWQMVEMHEMVPGKRFDRYHELGQYAFGEKLGLYIVVPQQLIVEVGVNIVYMVTGGASLQKFHDTVCPSCKNIKLTYFIMIFSSVHFVLSHLPNFNSISGVSLAAAVMSLSYSTIAWGASVDKGVQKDVEYGYKAKTAAGTVFNFFGALGEVAFAYAGHNVVLEIQATIPSTPEKPSKGPMWKGVIVAYIIVALCYFPVALIGYWIFGNKVEGNILLSLEKPAWLIAMANMFVVIHVIGSYQIFAMPVFDMIESVFIKKLKFPPSATLRFIIRNAYVALTMFVAITFPFFNGLLSFFGGFAFAPTSYYLPCIIWLVVKKPRKYGLSWWTNWICIVLGVLLMILSPIGGLRQIVLTAKTYKFYS, encoded by the exons gACGAAGAAATCAGGAGGCAGAAGCAACTTGAAGAATGGCTTCCAATTACATCTTCAAGGAATGCAAAATGGTGGTACTCGGCTTTCCACAATGTTACCGCTATGGTTGGAGCTGGTGTCCTCAGTCTCCCTTATGCCATGTCAGAGCTTGGATG GGGTCCTGGCGTGGCTGTTCTAGTGCTATCTTGGACAGTCACATTGTACACTCTGTGGCAAATGGTTGAGATGCATGAGATGGTTCCAGGGAAACGTTTTGATAGATACCATGAACTGGGTCAGTATGCATTTGGAGAAAAACTTGGTCTCTACATTGTGGTCCCTCAACAACTTATCGTTGAAGTAGGTGTGAACATTGTCTATATGGTTACTGGAGGGGCGTCACTGCAGAAGTTCCATGACACTGTGTGCCCAAGCTGCAAGAATATCAAACTTACTTACTTCATTATGATTTTTTCCTCTGTTCATTTTGTGCTATCCCATTTGCCCAACTTCAACTCCATCTCTGGTGTCTCTTTGGCTGCTGCAGTAATGTCCTTGAG TTACTCCACCATTGCCTGGGGAGCTTCTGTAGATAAGGGTGTTCAGAAAGATGTGGAATATGGCTACAAAGCCAAGACTGCTGCAGGAACTGTCTTCAACTTCTTCGGTGCCTTGGGTGAGGTGGCTTTTGCCTATGCTGGGCACAATGTGGTCCTTGAGATCCAAGCAACAATTCCATCTACACCAGAGAAGCCATCCAAGGGTCCAATGTGGAAAGGAGTCATTGTTGCCTATATAATTGTTGCTCTGTGCTACTTCCCTGTTGCTCTGATTGGATATTGGATCTTTGGAAATAAGGTTGAAGGCAATATCCTTCTCTCATTGGAAAAACCAGCATGGCTTATCGCAATGGCTAATATGTTCGTTGTCATTCATGTTATTGGCAGCTATCAG ATTTTTGCAATGCCAGTGTTTGACATGATTGAATCTGTATTCATAAAGAAGTTAAAATTTCCACCCAGCGCAACGCTACGTTTCATTATACGCAATGCATACGTGG CATTAACAATGTTCGTAGCCATTACTTTCCCTTTCTTTAATGGTCTTCTATCATTTTTTGGAGGATTTGCTTTTGCCCCAACATCATACTAT CTCCCTTGTATCATATGGCTTGTTGTCAAAAAACCAAGGAAGTACGGATTATCTTGGTGGACAAACTGG ATCTGTATTGTACTTGGTGTACTTTTGATGATTCTATCTCCTATTGGAGGGTTAAGACAGATCGTACTTACAGCGAAGACCTATAAGTTTTACTCTTAA